A section of the Candidatus Cloacimonadota bacterium genome encodes:
- the uvrB gene encoding excinuclease ABC subunit UvrB has translation MSSFQMLSDYVPAGDQPQAIDELVSGVQNGKQFQVLLGVTGSGKTFTIANVIQKLNRPTLVLSHNKTLAAQLYGELKQLFPDNAVEYFISYYDYYQPEAYIPGKDIYIEKDSDINSEIEKLRLRATMSLMERRDVIIVASVSCIYGLGVPEEYREALIRLKVGMRMEREELLKKLITAHYSRNDIAFERGAFRVRGDTVDIYPAYLEHCLRVEFFGDEIVNLEKLHPISYKSLGAVEEYPVYPAIHFIMNEDKMAQALHNIESEMNQRVQYYLDNQRYVEADRLKQRTMFDIEMLRELGFCSGIENYSRHLTGSAAGEPPNCLLDYFPKDFLFVIDESHATIPQVHGMYGGDFTRKKNLIEYGFRLPSAFDNRPLRFDEFETHLNNVIFVSATPSAYELEKTNGEIVEQVIRPTGLTDPEIEVKPIKNQVDDLIAQSKERVAKGHKVLVMTLTKRMAEDLSTYLNKAGVRSKYLHSDIDSIGRAKLIRELRLGEFDVLVGVNLLREGLDLPEVSLVAILDADKTGFLRSARSLIQISGRAARNVEGKVVFYADVITDAMQHTIDETNRRRKKQLAYNLEHGITPTTIMKTVEQIMQSTAIAEGYEKKEEDVDQKPQKEEFQEYLDLDSVSKVLELLKKEMQKAAANLDFERAAELRDRIWELQNYSTKPE, from the coding sequence ATGTCCTCTTTCCAGATGCTAAGCGATTATGTGCCCGCCGGTGATCAGCCCCAAGCCATTGATGAACTTGTAAGCGGAGTACAAAACGGCAAACAGTTTCAAGTGCTTTTAGGGGTTACAGGTAGCGGAAAAACCTTCACCATCGCCAATGTGATACAGAAGCTGAATCGCCCCACTTTGGTGCTCTCGCACAATAAAACCCTGGCCGCTCAGCTTTACGGTGAATTGAAACAACTATTCCCGGATAACGCTGTGGAGTACTTTATCTCCTATTACGACTATTATCAACCCGAAGCCTATATCCCAGGAAAAGACATCTATATAGAAAAGGACTCGGATATCAACTCCGAGATCGAGAAGCTAAGACTAAGGGCTACCATGAGCCTGATGGAACGCCGTGATGTGATTATTGTAGCTTCTGTGTCCTGCATATATGGCCTGGGTGTGCCCGAAGAGTATCGGGAAGCGCTGATCCGCCTGAAAGTAGGAATGCGGATGGAGCGGGAAGAATTGCTCAAAAAGCTCATTACGGCTCATTATTCCCGCAACGACATCGCATTCGAACGTGGAGCTTTCAGAGTCCGTGGAGATACCGTAGATATATATCCCGCCTATCTGGAGCACTGTTTGCGGGTGGAATTCTTTGGTGATGAAATCGTGAATCTGGAAAAGCTCCATCCCATATCATACAAGAGTTTGGGTGCGGTCGAGGAGTATCCGGTGTATCCCGCCATACACTTTATCATGAACGAGGATAAAATGGCGCAAGCATTGCACAACATTGAGTCCGAAATGAATCAGCGTGTACAATACTATCTGGACAATCAACGTTATGTGGAAGCAGACAGATTAAAACAACGCACCATGTTCGACATCGAAATGCTGCGTGAACTTGGCTTTTGCAGCGGCATCGAGAACTACAGTCGCCACCTCACGGGATCAGCAGCCGGAGAACCTCCAAACTGCCTTCTGGATTACTTCCCGAAAGACTTCCTCTTTGTGATCGACGAATCTCACGCAACCATACCCCAAGTTCATGGTATGTACGGCGGAGATTTCACACGCAAGAAGAACCTCATCGAATACGGTTTCAGATTGCCCTCTGCGTTTGATAACAGGCCGCTACGCTTTGATGAATTTGAGACCCATCTCAACAATGTGATCTTTGTCTCTGCCACTCCTTCAGCCTATGAATTGGAGAAGACGAACGGTGAGATCGTTGAGCAAGTGATTCGCCCCACAGGTCTCACAGATCCGGAAATTGAGGTAAAACCCATCAAGAATCAGGTGGATGACCTCATAGCGCAATCCAAGGAACGAGTGGCAAAAGGTCATAAAGTCTTGGTGATGACTCTCACAAAGCGTATGGCAGAAGACCTCAGCACATATCTGAACAAAGCCGGAGTGCGTAGCAAATACCTCCACAGCGATATAGACAGTATTGGCAGAGCGAAATTGATCCGAGAATTGCGTTTGGGAGAATTTGACGTCCTGGTGGGAGTTAATCTCTTGCGCGAAGGGCTTGATCTGCCTGAAGTATCTTTAGTAGCCATTCTGGACGCCGATAAAACCGGTTTCCTGCGTTCTGCCCGATCCTTAATCCAAATCTCCGGCAGAGCTGCCCGTAATGTTGAGGGTAAGGTAGTATTCTATGCCGATGTGATTACCGATGCTATGCAACATACCATCGACGAGACCAACCGAAGGCGCAAAAAACAACTGGCTTACAACCTTGAACACGGTATTACTCCTACTACCATCATGAAAACTGTAGAACAGATCATGCAATCAACCGCAATCGCAGAAGGCTACGAAAAGAAAGAAGAAGATGTAGATCAAAAGCCCCAAAAAGAAGAATTCCAAGAGTATCTGGATCTGGATTCGGTATCCAAAGTACTGGAACTATTGAAAAAAGAAATGCAGAAAGCCGCTGCAAACTTGGATTTTGAACGTGCTGCGGAGTTGAGAGACAGAATCTGGGAATTGCAAAATTACAGTACCAAACCTGAATAA
- the umuD gene encoding translesion error-prone DNA polymerase V autoproteolytic subunit: MKKLKTDGSIKAIYQSREGTKVSRPIVGAIVPAGFPSPAQDYIEGMLDISEHLIRHPSSTFFMYADGYSMIGAGIQPGDLLIVDRSIEAQSNSIIIAIVDNELTLKRLRIEDGQYWLIPENEEFQPIHIDEEMDFIVWGVVTFVIHQL, translated from the coding sequence ATGAAGAAACTAAAGACGGACGGATCAATCAAGGCTATATACCAAAGTCGCGAAGGCACGAAAGTATCGCGACCGATTGTGGGTGCAATAGTCCCCGCCGGCTTCCCTTCACCTGCCCAAGACTATATTGAGGGCATGCTCGATATATCTGAGCATCTTATCCGCCATCCTTCTTCTACTTTCTTTATGTATGCAGACGGCTATTCCATGATCGGTGCAGGTATTCAACCCGGTGATCTCTTGATAGTTGACCGCTCCATAGAAGCTCAATCCAACAGCATAATCATTGCAATTGTGGATAATGAGCTTACGCTAAAGAGGTTGCGGATTGAGGACGGACAATACTGGTTGATCCCCGAAAATGAGGAATTCCAACCCATTCATATCGACGAGGAGATGGATTTCATCGTGTGGGGAGTTGTTACTTTTGTAATCCACCAGCTTTGA
- a CDS encoding HU family DNA-binding protein, whose protein sequence is MSRDELVKKIASDAGVTQKVAGLALASVLEGITLTLKKGGKVSLVGFGSFSVAHRKARKGINPKTKAPLKIPARKVPVFKAGKKLKDAVKK, encoded by the coding sequence ATGAGCAGAGATGAATTAGTTAAAAAGATCGCGTCCGATGCCGGCGTAACCCAAAAAGTAGCCGGTCTTGCACTTGCATCCGTTCTTGAAGGAATCACATTGACCCTTAAAAAGGGCGGAAAGGTTTCTCTGGTTGGTTTTGGCTCTTTCAGCGTTGCACACCGCAAAGCTCGTAAAGGCATCAATCCCAAAACCAAAGCTCCTTTGAAGATTCCGGCACGAAAAGTTCCTGTTTTCAAAGCGGGTAAAAAACTGAAAGACGCTGTCAAAAAGTAA